Part of the Desulfovibrio sp. ZJ209 genome, CCTCATCGAGAAAGAGCTTGGGATTGTAGGTCGCCGGCTGGAAGACGGGCTCCATGAGCTTGAGGAATTCCTGCGGCTCGTAGAGCTCGGACGAGGGCAGGCGCGTCCACACGCGGTCGAGAAATTCCGAGATCTCCTCGTGCGGCACCACGGGCCGGTCATGGATGAGGTTATGCACGAGGGAGGGGTACAGACCCGTCTGCACGGGATAAAAATTGTGCTGGTAGCACACCCAGAGGGGCATTTGCCCGTGGAAGGTTATGGGGCAGTCGTCGCCGGCCTCGTTTTCATCCTTGCCGGGGCGGATGGGGAGCGGCGCCCGGCCCTCGCGCTTGAGCAGCACCTCGAAATGGAAGCCCGCGTCGTCCAGGCGGGGCTTGAGCTTGAGCGCAAAGGGCGCGCTCTCGATGCGGCAGGGCTTGTCCGTGTCTTTCCAGAGCAGGTAGTATTCCTTGCGCACGGCCCAGAAAAACCAGGAGGTGAGCCCGTCGGGGATCTCCACACGATGGCCGTAATAATCGAGATGCTGGCCTATCTGCCGCGCCACATGCGGGAGCTGGGGGGAAAATTCGCTCCAGTCCGGGTTCTGGATGATCTGCTGGAGCGTCACCTCGGAGTGGACGCTGGAGAGGCCCGACTTGTTCTGCCGCCCGCGAAAGAAGGACACGAGCAGGCGCCCGGGCTCGGGCTCGAAACGAAAGATGAGATAATGCCGCCCCGGCTCGGGCTCCATCTCGGTGGAGAAGAAGTTGCGGAAGCTCTGCTTCCAGTCGGCGAGCGGCGCGGGCAGGTCTTCGGCCTCGCCCTGCTCCTTGCAGAGTTCCTCCACAAGGCGCAGCCCGAGGGCGGCCACATGGCGGCACACGCCGGAAAAGGCGTCCGAGCAGTTGCACTGCTGGCGCGCGCTCCTGTCGGTGATGGTGAAGCTCAGGGAGGGGGTGTAGACCTGCAAATCCTCCCCCTGGATGACGCCCTGCACGTCCCAGGTCTCGCCTTCCTGGATATTAATTTTTTGCACCCCGCCCTCGGAGAGGATATAGTACGCCGCATCGCGGATATATTCCGGGACACTGTCATGCAGGAAGGTCTGGCACATTTCCCTGACGACATTCTGCTCTGAACGGCTCATCTTCCCCTCGCGGACGCGGCGCTCCCCCTTGCGGAACGGGGGCCGTTCCGCCACTCGGGAATGCGCGGGCATCTGAAGTTCACGAATTGGGATTCTTTAGCACACCTTCCGCGGCACATGCAACTATCACCTTGCGAACCATGAAAAAATTTTCCCTGCTCCTCCTCGCAGTCCTTCTGGCGGGCCTTTTGCGGCCCATCGTGTGCGAATTTTCACAGGCGCTGGGCGCCTCCGGGGGGCCCGAAGAGCTCCCCGTGGAGGCCGGCGACCTCACCCCGCAGGACAGCGGGGAGAAGCCCGTGGACGGCGGCCGCATCTTTTTCGGCACCATCGGCGAGGCCTCCAATCTCATTTCCTACCTCACCACGGATTCCGCCTCGCACGAAGTGGCGGAACTGCTCTTTGTGGCGCCCCTGCGCTACAACAAGGATCTCGAGCCCGAGCCCTGGGCCGCGGAGCGCTGGAGCATGGAAGACGGCGGCAAGCGCATGCGCTTCACCCTGCGCAAGGGCATCCTGTGGGAGGACGGCACCGAGCTCACGGCCGAGGATGTGGCTTTCACCGTGCGCGTGATCACGGACCCGGCCACGGCCAGCCCCTATGCCGAGGATTTTTCGCGCATCAGGGAACTGCGCGTGGTCGACCGCTACACCTTCGAGGCCGTGTATGACGAGTTTTTCGCGCGCGCCGTGGCCTCGTGGATGAGCCCCATCCTGCCGAAGCACATCCTTGAGGGGCAGAACATCCGCGCGACGCCCTTTGCGCGCAGGCCCGTGGGCGCCGGCCCCTACCGGCTGAAAGCGTGGGACGCCGGCAGCAGCATCACGCTCGCCGCGTCGCCCACCTATTTCGACGGGCGCCCGCATATCGACGAGGCCGTGTACCGCATCATCCCGGACGACGCCACCATGTTCATGGAGACGCGCGCCGGGCGGCTCGACGTGATGAACCTGAGCCCGCTCCAGTACCTGCGCCAGACCTCGGGGCCCGTGTGGGAGCGGGAATTCCACAAATACCGCTATCTCGCCTCGGTATATGTCTTTCTCGGCTTCAACCTGGAGCATCCCTTTTTCAAGGACGTGCGCGTGCGCCGGGCGCTCTCGCTCGCCATCGACCGCCACGCCCTCGTCAAGGGCGTCCTGCTGGGGCAGGGGGTGGCCGCATTCGGCCCCTACAAGCCCGGCTCCTGGGCGGCGCACCCCACGCTCAAGCCTGTTGTCCAGGATGTGGCCGAGGCGAAGCGCCTGCTCGCCGAGGCGGGCTTCACGCCCGGCAAGGACGGGATGCTCAGGCGCGACGGCAGGCCCTTTGCCTTCAGCATCCTCACCAACCAAGGCAATGAGCAGCGCATCCTCACCGCCACCCTCATCCAGAGCCAGTTGCGCGCCATCGGGGTGGACGCGCGCATCCGCACGGTGGAGTGGGCGGCCTTCATCCGCGAATTTGTCAACAAGGGCCGCTTCGACGCCGTCATCCTTGGCTGGACCATCCCGCAGGACCCGGATATTTTCCAGATCTGGCATTCCTCGCAAGCCCATGACGGCGGCCTGAACTTCATCCATTACATGAACCCGCAGGTGGACGGCCTGCTGGAGCAGGCGCGCACCACGCCCGACAGGGCAAAACGCGCCGCCCTCTACGCCCGCGTGCAGGAGATCCTCGCGGACGAGCAGCCCTATTGCTTCCTGTTCGTGCCCTATGCGCTGCCCGTGGTGCAGCGGCGCTTCATGGGCATCGAACCGGCGCTCGCTGGCATCATGTACAATTTTGAAAAGTGGTGGGTGCCCAGGGCCCTCCAGCGGCATGCGCTGGCGCCCTAGGCGCGGGAGACGGGGAAGGCCGTTCAGTGGCTGGCCGCGGTTTTTGCATTGCGCTTCCGCTTTTCAAGCGCTTCCTTAATAAATTTGCCCGTCACGCTCTCCGCGTTGGCGGCGACGCTTTCCGGCTGCCCCGCCGCCACCACGGCGCCCCCGGCCTTGCCGCCGCCCGGGCCCATGTCGATGATGTAGTCGGCGTTGAGCATCATGTCGCGGTCGTGCTCGATGACGACCACGGTGGCCCCTTGGGCGAGCAGCGCCCGGAAGACCTCCAGCAGGCCGCGCACATCCAGCGGATGCAGGCCGATGGTGGGCTCGTCGAAGATGAAGAGCGCGTCCCCCTGGGCGCGGCCCATCTCGCTCGCCAGCTTAAGGCGCTGGGCCTCGCCGCCGGAGAGCTCCGGCGTGCCCTCGCCGAGAGTGAGGTAGCCGATGCCGAGCCGCTGGAGGGTGCGCAGGCGCTCGGCAACCGCTTTCCACGCGCCGCACACCTCGATGGCGGCGTTCACATCCATGGCCATGAGTTCCGGCAGGGACACGCTCGCGCCCGAGGGGAGCGCGTGCCGCGCAAGGTCGGCTTCGCGCGCGTAGCGTGAGCCGCGGCACTCCGGGCAGGGGATGTCCACATCCGGCAGGAACTGCACATCCAGGCTGATGACGCCCGTGCCGTCGCAGGTTGGGCAGCGCAGGGAGCCGGTATTGTAGGAAAAATCCCCGGCTTTCCAGCCGTGCTCGCGCGCCCCGGGCGTGCGCGCAAAAATCTTGCGCAGGGCGTCGTGAATATCGGCATAGGTGGCGATGGTCGAGCGCACATTGACGCCGATGGGCGTGGCATCGATGAGGCGAACGCGCGTGATGCCGCCGGCGTCCAGCTTGCGCACATGCGCGGGCAGGGGCTTGCCAGCGCATACGGCCTCCAGCGCCGGGGCAAGGCTTTCGAGCACAAGGGTTGTCTTGCCCGAGCCGGAAACCCCGGTCACCACGGTGAGCCTGCCCTTGGGGATGTCCACCTCCAGCGGGCGCACGGTATGGATGCCGCCGATGGCGAGGTGGATGGCGCCCTCGGCGAAGAGAGGGGCGTCTGTGCGCGGCCCGTGCTCCGCCACGGGCTCGCCCGCGAGGAAGGGGCCGATGCGCGAGGCCGGGTCCTGCTCGATTTGCGCCACTGTGCCCTGCGCGATGATCCTGCCGCCGGCCGCGCCCGCGCCGGGCCCGAGCTCGATGACCCAGTCCGCGCGCTCGAGCAGCTGGACATCGTGGTCGACAAGCACCACGGAATTGCCGTCGGCCACGAGGTCGCGCATGATGCCGGCCACGCCGGCGAGGTTGGCGGGGTGCAGCCCGATGGAGGGCTCGTCGAGCACATAGAGCACGCCCGTGGTGCGGTTGCGCACCGCCCGGGCGAGCTGCATGCGCTGGCGCTCGCCCGTGGAGAGGCTTGATGCGCTGCGCTCCAGCGCCAGGTAGCCGAGGCCGAGCTCGAGCAGTCGTTTCGCCGCGCCCTCAAAGGCGTCCGCGATGTCGCGGGCCATGGGCCGCAGGGGCTCGGGGAGCCCCGGCGCGATACCGTCCACCC contains:
- a CDS encoding peptide-binding protein, with amino-acid sequence MKKFSLLLLAVLLAGLLRPIVCEFSQALGASGGPEELPVEAGDLTPQDSGEKPVDGGRIFFGTIGEASNLISYLTTDSASHEVAELLFVAPLRYNKDLEPEPWAAERWSMEDGGKRMRFTLRKGILWEDGTELTAEDVAFTVRVITDPATASPYAEDFSRIRELRVVDRYTFEAVYDEFFARAVASWMSPILPKHILEGQNIRATPFARRPVGAGPYRLKAWDAGSSITLAASPTYFDGRPHIDEAVYRIIPDDATMFMETRAGRLDVMNLSPLQYLRQTSGPVWEREFHKYRYLASVYVFLGFNLEHPFFKDVRVRRALSLAIDRHALVKGVLLGQGVAAFGPYKPGSWAAHPTLKPVVQDVAEAKRLLAEAGFTPGKDGMLRRDGRPFAFSILTNQGNEQRILTATLIQSQLRAIGVDARIRTVEWAAFIREFVNKGRFDAVILGWTIPQDPDIFQIWHSSQAHDGGLNFIHYMNPQVDGLLEQARTTPDRAKRAALYARVQEILADEQPYCFLFVPYALPVVQRRFMGIEPALAGIMYNFEKWWVPRALQRHALAP
- a CDS encoding excinuclease ABC subunit UvrA, translated to MNGEAAQVPACIKVRGARVHNLKNISVDVPLNRIVGVAGVSGSGKSSLALGVLYAEGSRRYLEALSTYTRRRMTQAPRAQVEEIFYVPAALALHQRPGVPGLRSTFGTGTELLNSLRLMFSRLASHRCPNGHYLEPTLDVAAERQLACPECGARFFAPSAEELSFNSLGACRTCGGTGTVHTVDMASLVPDESLTIDEGAVAPWNSLMWSLMTDVCRAMGVRTDVPFRELTPEERDIVFHGPAVKKHIFYKPKNSNQAGELDFTYYNAVYTVENALAKVKDEKGMKRVGRFLKQEECPDCGGSRLSDAARAPRLRGLGLDAVCRLPLDELAPWVDGIAPGLPEPLRPMARDIADAFEGAAKRLLELGLGYLALERSASSLSTGERQRMQLARAVRNRTTGVLYVLDEPSIGLHPANLAGVAGIMRDLVADGNSVVLVDHDVQLLERADWVIELGPGAGAAGGRIIAQGTVAQIEQDPASRIGPFLAGEPVAEHGPRTDAPLFAEGAIHLAIGGIHTVRPLEVDIPKGRLTVVTGVSGSGKTTLVLESLAPALEAVCAGKPLPAHVRKLDAGGITRVRLIDATPIGVNVRSTIATYADIHDALRKIFARTPGAREHGWKAGDFSYNTGSLRCPTCDGTGVISLDVQFLPDVDIPCPECRGSRYAREADLARHALPSGASVSLPELMAMDVNAAIEVCGAWKAVAERLRTLQRLGIGYLTLGEGTPELSGGEAQRLKLASEMGRAQGDALFIFDEPTIGLHPLDVRGLLEVFRALLAQGATVVVIEHDRDMMLNADYIIDMGPGGGKAGGAVVAAGQPESVAANAESVTGKFIKEALEKRKRNAKTAASH